One Mycolicibacterium crocinum DNA window includes the following coding sequences:
- a CDS encoding macrolide-binding ATPase MABP-1 has protein sequence MGGCQEDAVRDDGLVADIKRGRAARNVKLATIPVGFAGRAALGLGKRLTGKSKDEVQAELLEKAANQLFTVLGELKGGAMKVGQALSVMEAAIPPEFGEPYREALTKLQKDAPPLPAAKVHRVLDGQLGTKWRERFQSFDDKPVASASIGQVHKGVWSDGREVAVKIQYPGADEALRADLKTMQRLVSVFKQLAPGADVQGVVDELIERTEMELDYRLESDNQRAFAKAYDGHPHFLVPHVIASSPKVMITEWIEGVPMSHIIREGTPEERDLCGTRLIELTFDAPGRLGMMHGDAHPGNFMMMPDGRMGVIDFGAVGPLPNGLPIEIGQIISLARDKKYDELLPTMERVGFIQKGEQVSVREIDDMLRQYVEPIEVEVFHYTRRWLQKMAAANMNVSAEQIKTARSMDLPAKLAIPLRVIASTVAISCQLDAHVPTRELAAKFVPGFVEPEPAH, from the coding sequence ATCGGTGGTTGCCAGGAAGACGCCGTCAGGGATGATGGTCTGGTGGCAGACATCAAGCGAGGCCGCGCGGCCCGCAACGTCAAGCTGGCGACCATCCCGGTCGGCTTCGCCGGCAGGGCGGCGCTGGGCTTGGGCAAACGGCTGACTGGCAAGTCGAAAGACGAGGTCCAGGCCGAGCTGTTGGAGAAAGCCGCCAATCAGCTGTTCACCGTGCTCGGTGAACTCAAGGGCGGGGCCATGAAGGTCGGCCAGGCGCTGTCGGTGATGGAAGCCGCCATCCCCCCGGAGTTCGGCGAGCCCTACCGCGAGGCCCTGACCAAGCTGCAGAAAGACGCCCCGCCACTGCCCGCCGCCAAGGTGCACCGAGTGCTCGACGGCCAGCTCGGGACCAAGTGGCGTGAACGCTTCCAGTCGTTCGACGACAAGCCCGTTGCGTCGGCCAGCATCGGCCAGGTGCACAAGGGGGTGTGGTCGGACGGCCGCGAGGTCGCGGTCAAGATCCAGTACCCCGGCGCCGACGAAGCGCTGCGCGCAGACCTGAAAACCATGCAACGACTGGTCAGCGTCTTCAAGCAGCTCGCGCCGGGAGCCGACGTGCAGGGTGTGGTCGACGAGCTCATCGAACGCACCGAAATGGAGCTGGATTACCGGCTGGAGTCAGATAACCAGCGTGCGTTCGCCAAGGCCTACGACGGTCATCCGCATTTCCTTGTGCCGCACGTCATTGCCAGCTCGCCGAAGGTGATGATCACCGAGTGGATCGAGGGTGTGCCGATGTCGCACATCATCCGCGAGGGCACTCCGGAAGAGCGAGACCTTTGTGGCACAAGGCTTATCGAGCTCACTTTCGATGCCCCGGGCCGGCTCGGCATGATGCACGGCGACGCGCATCCCGGGAACTTCATGATGATGCCCGACGGCCGGATGGGTGTCATCGACTTCGGTGCGGTGGGCCCGCTGCCGAACGGCTTGCCGATCGAGATCGGCCAGATCATCTCGCTGGCTCGCGACAAGAAGTACGACGAGCTGCTGCCGACGATGGAACGGGTCGGCTTCATTCAGAAGGGCGAGCAGGTCTCGGTGCGTGAAATCGACGACATGCTGCGCCAGTACGTGGAGCCGATCGAGGTCGAGGTGTTCCACTACACCCGCCGCTGGCTGCAGAAGATGGCCGCGGCGAACATGAACGTCTCGGCCGAGCAGATCAAGACCGCCCGGTCGATGGACCTGCCCGCCAAGCTGGCGATCCCGCTGCGGGTGATCGCGTCGACCGTGGCGATCTCCTGCCAGCTGGATGCCCATGTGCCGACGCGGGAACTGGCCGCGAAGTTCGTGCCCGGATTCGTCGAGCCCGAGCCGGCGCACTAA
- a CDS encoding YlbL family protein, whose translation MNRRILTLLTALVPIVVFGVLLAVVTVPYVSLGPGPTFDTLGEVDGKQVVAIDGTETHPTSGHLNMTTVAQRDGLTLGQALTLWVSGREQLVPRDLVFPPDKSREDVEKDQDADFKRSEDSAEYAALGFLKYPSAVRVEKVNDPGPSAGKLQDGDAIDAVDGKPVANIAEFTALLKATKPGQEIVIDYRRKNAPPGVARITLGNNQDRDYGYLGVAVLDAPWAPFKIDFNLANIGGPSAGLMFSLAVIDKLTTGDLNGSKFIAGTGTISADGKVGPIGGITHKMLAAQEAGASVFLVPADNCDEARSMRDDNMELVKVDTLTSAVDSLHTLTSGGRPPSC comes from the coding sequence GTGAACAGGCGGATTCTGACGCTGCTGACAGCGCTCGTGCCGATCGTCGTCTTCGGCGTGCTGCTGGCTGTCGTGACGGTGCCCTATGTGTCGCTGGGGCCCGGACCGACGTTCGACACGCTCGGCGAGGTCGACGGCAAGCAGGTGGTGGCCATCGACGGCACCGAGACGCATCCGACCTCGGGGCACCTCAACATGACCACCGTCGCCCAGCGCGACGGCTTGACGCTCGGGCAGGCGCTGACGCTGTGGGTGTCCGGCCGCGAGCAGCTGGTGCCGCGAGATTTGGTGTTCCCGCCGGACAAGTCGCGCGAGGACGTCGAGAAGGATCAGGACGCCGACTTCAAGCGGTCCGAGGACAGCGCCGAGTACGCGGCACTGGGGTTTCTGAAGTACCCGTCGGCGGTACGGGTGGAAAAGGTCAACGATCCGGGACCGTCGGCAGGCAAGTTGCAGGACGGCGACGCGATCGACGCCGTCGACGGTAAGCCGGTAGCGAACATCGCCGAGTTCACGGCGCTACTGAAGGCCACCAAGCCGGGCCAGGAGATCGTCATCGACTACCGCCGCAAGAACGCCCCGCCGGGCGTCGCACGAATCACGTTGGGCAACAATCAAGACCGCGACTACGGCTACCTCGGGGTGGCGGTGCTCGACGCGCCGTGGGCGCCGTTCAAGATCGACTTCAACCTCGCCAACATCGGCGGACCGTCGGCGGGATTGATGTTCAGCCTCGCCGTCATCGACAAGCTGACCACCGGTGACCTCAACGGATCGAAGTTCATCGCCGGCACCGGAACGATCAGTGCGGACGGCAAGGTGGGCCCGATCGGGGGCATCACCCACAAGATGCTGGCCGCTCAGGAGGCCGGTGCCAGCGTCTTCTTGGTGCCCGCCGACAACTGCGACGAAGCCAGGTCCATGCGTGACGACAACATGGAATTGGTGAAGGTGGACACGCTGACCAGCGCGGTCGATTCCCTGCACACGCTGACCTCCGGCGGCCGTCCGCCCAGCTGCTAG
- a CDS encoding UPF0182 family protein, giving the protein MSMRPGARMPKLTRRSRILIGIALTVVVLLLVGPRLVDAYVDWLWFGELGYRSVFSTVLVTRIVVFLVATLVVGAIVFAGLTLAYRTRPVFVPTAGPNDPVARYRTAVMARLKLFGIGVPAVIGLFSGAIAQSYWARVQLFLHGGDFGVTDPQFGKDLGFYAFDLPFYRLVLTYLFIAVFLAFLANLVGHYIFGGIRLAGRSGALSRPARIQLVALIGTLVLLKAVAYWFDRYELLSHTRGGKPFTGAGYTDINAVLPAKLILMAIALICAAAVFSALVLRDLRIPAIGLVLLLLSSLIVGAGWPLVVEQISVKPNAAQKESEYISRSIAATRQAYGLTNDHVTYRDYSGTAPTTAQQVAADRATTSNIRVLDPTIISPAFTQFQQGKNFYYFPDQLSIDRYQGPDGELRDYVVAARELNPDRLQDNQRDWINRHTVYTHGNGFIASPANTVRGIANDPNQNGGYPEFLASVVGANGNVVSPGPAPLDQPRVYFGPVISNTAADYAIVGKNGADREYDYETNTEAKNYTYTGSGGVPIGNWLARTVFAAKFAERNFLFSNVIGNNSKILFNRDPAQRVEAVAPWLTTDSSVYPAIVNKRMVWVIDGYTTLDNYPYSELTSLSSATADSNEVAVNRLAPDKQVSYIRNSVKATVDAYDGSVTLYAQDESDPVLKAWMSVFPGTVKPKSEITPDLAAHLRYPEDLFKVQRMLLAKYHVDDPVTFFSTSDFWDVPLDPNPTASSYQPPYYIVAKDLARNTNSSSFQLTSAMNRFRRDFLAAYISASSDPETYGRITVLTIPGQVNGPKLAFNAISTDTAVSQDLGVIGRDNQNRIRWGNLLTLPVGQGGLIYVSPVYASPGTSDAASSYPRLIRVAMMYNDKVGYGPTVSTALDGIFGAGAGATATGPAPASGPGSQPPASRPPAAAPAPVPGSAPEVPTPPVAVTPATPGVPTTLSPAKSAALQDVETALGAVQEAQKNGNFADYGDALQRLDDAMKKYEAAK; this is encoded by the coding sequence GTGAGTATGCGGCCCGGCGCCCGGATGCCGAAGCTGACTCGGCGCAGCCGGATTCTGATCGGTATTGCGCTCACGGTTGTCGTGCTGTTGTTGGTGGGACCACGACTGGTCGACGCCTACGTGGACTGGCTGTGGTTCGGCGAGCTGGGTTACCGCTCGGTGTTCTCCACCGTGCTGGTCACCCGCATCGTCGTCTTCTTGGTGGCCACGCTGGTGGTGGGGGCGATCGTCTTCGCCGGCCTGACCCTGGCGTACCGCACCCGGCCGGTGTTCGTGCCGACCGCCGGACCCAACGATCCGGTGGCCCGCTACCGCACGGCGGTGATGGCCCGGCTCAAGCTGTTCGGCATCGGAGTGCCCGCGGTGATCGGGTTGTTCTCCGGTGCGATCGCGCAGAGCTACTGGGCGCGGGTGCAGCTGTTCCTGCACGGCGGCGATTTCGGGGTCACCGACCCGCAGTTCGGCAAGGACCTCGGCTTCTACGCCTTCGATCTGCCGTTCTACCGGTTGGTGCTGACCTATCTGTTCATCGCGGTGTTCCTGGCCTTCCTGGCGAACCTGGTTGGCCACTACATCTTCGGTGGCATCCGGCTGGCTGGTCGCAGCGGCGCGCTGAGCCGCCCGGCGCGCATCCAGCTGGTCGCGCTGATCGGAACGCTTGTGCTGCTGAAGGCCGTCGCCTACTGGTTCGACCGCTACGAGCTCCTCAGCCACACCCGCGGCGGAAAGCCGTTCACCGGTGCCGGCTACACCGATATCAACGCTGTGCTGCCCGCCAAGCTGATCCTGATGGCCATCGCGCTGATCTGCGCGGCGGCGGTGTTCTCCGCACTCGTGCTGCGCGACTTGCGTATTCCGGCGATCGGCCTCGTGCTGTTGCTGCTGAGCTCGCTGATCGTCGGCGCCGGGTGGCCGCTGGTGGTCGAGCAGATCAGCGTCAAACCGAATGCGGCGCAGAAGGAAAGCGAATACATCAGTCGCAGTATCGCCGCGACCAGGCAGGCGTACGGGCTGACGAACGACCACGTGACGTACCGCGATTATAGCGGCACCGCGCCGACCACCGCCCAGCAGGTCGCCGCCGACCGGGCGACGACGTCGAATATTCGGGTGCTGGATCCGACGATCATCAGCCCGGCGTTCACTCAGTTTCAGCAGGGCAAGAACTTCTACTACTTCCCCGACCAGCTCTCGATCGACCGCTACCAGGGTCCCGACGGCGAACTGCGCGACTATGTCGTCGCCGCCCGTGAACTCAACCCGGACCGGCTGCAGGACAACCAGCGGGACTGGATCAACCGGCACACCGTCTACACGCACGGCAATGGGTTCATCGCCTCGCCGGCCAACACGGTTCGCGGAATTGCCAATGACCCCAACCAGAATGGCGGCTATCCGGAGTTCCTGGCCAGCGTCGTCGGCGCCAACGGCAACGTCGTCTCGCCGGGTCCGGCCCCGTTGGATCAGCCGCGGGTCTACTTCGGTCCGGTCATCTCCAACACCGCCGCCGACTACGCGATCGTCGGTAAGAACGGCGCCGACCGCGAGTACGACTACGAGACGAACACCGAGGCCAAGAACTACACCTACACCGGCAGCGGTGGCGTCCCGATCGGTAACTGGCTGGCCCGCACGGTATTCGCCGCCAAGTTCGCCGAGCGGAACTTCTTGTTCTCCAACGTGATCGGCAACAACAGTAAGATCCTGTTCAACCGCGACCCCGCGCAGCGGGTCGAGGCGGTGGCGCCGTGGCTGACCACCGATAGCAGTGTGTATCCGGCGATCGTCAACAAGAGGATGGTGTGGGTCATCGATGGCTACACCACGCTGGACAACTATCCGTACTCGGAGTTGACGTCGTTGTCGTCGGCCACCGCGGACTCCAACGAGGTGGCGGTCAACCGGCTCGCGCCGGACAAGCAGGTGTCCTACATCCGTAACTCGGTGAAGGCCACCGTCGACGCCTATGACGGCTCCGTCACGCTGTATGCGCAGGACGAGAGCGACCCGGTGCTCAAGGCGTGGATGAGCGTGTTCCCGGGCACGGTCAAGCCGAAGAGTGAGATCACGCCGGATCTGGCTGCGCACCTTCGCTATCCGGAGGATCTGTTCAAGGTCCAGCGCATGCTGCTGGCCAAGTATCACGTCGACGACCCGGTGACGTTCTTCTCCACCTCGGACTTCTGGGACGTGCCGCTGGATCCGAACCCGACGGCCAGCAGCTATCAGCCGCCGTACTACATCGTCGCCAAAGACCTTGCCCGGAATACCAATTCGTCATCGTTCCAGCTGACCAGTGCGATGAACCGGTTCCGGCGCGACTTCCTGGCGGCCTACATCAGCGCCAGCTCCGATCCGGAGACCTACGGGCGGATCACGGTGTTGACGATCCCGGGTCAGGTCAACGGTCCGAAGTTGGCGTTCAACGCGATCAGTACCGACACCGCGGTCAGCCAAGACCTCGGCGTGATCGGGCGCGACAACCAGAACCGAATACGGTGGGGCAATCTGCTCACCTTGCCGGTGGGGCAGGGCGGCCTCATCTACGTGTCGCCGGTGTACGCCTCACCCGGAACCAGTGACGCGGCGTCGTCGTATCCACGGTTGATCCGTGTCGCGATGATGTACAACGACAAGGTCGGCTACGGCCCGACGGTCAGTACCGCACTCGACGGCATCTTCGGTGCCGGAGCGGGCGCGACGGCCACCGGTCCCGCGCCGGCGAGCGGGCCGGGTAGCCAGCCGCCGGCCTCTCGTCCGCCGGCGGCCGCGCCGGCGCCAGTGCCGGGCAGCGCACCGGAGGTACCCACCCCGCCGGTCGCGGTGACGCCTGCGACGCCGGGTGTGCCGACAACATTGTCACCGGCGAAATCCGCTGCGCTGCAAGACGTCGAGACGGCGTTAGGCGCGGTGCAGGAGGCCCAGAAGAACGGCAACTTCGCCGACTACGGTGATGCGCTGCAGCGCCTCGACGACGCAATGAAGAAGTACGAGGCCGCCAAGTAG
- a CDS encoding zinc-dependent metalloprotease, with translation MPDLPFGFSAGDDPDRDKPKKDPNPGSGDPFGFAGGDFNMADLGQIFTKLGQMFSGAGNPMAGGSGPVNYDVARQLASSSIGFVAPIPSATSTAVADAVHLADTWLDGATALPAGATKAVAWTPNDWVDGTLDRWKRLCDPMAEQISSVWAQSLPEEAKAMAGPLLAMMTQMGGMAFGSQLGQALGKLSREVLTSTDIGLPLGPTGVAALMPEAIETLSEGLEQPRSEILTFLAAREAAHHRLFSHVPWLSSQLLNAVEAYAKGMKIDMSGLEELAQGINPAALTDPAAMEQLLSQGMFEPKATPEQTAALERLETLLALIEGWVQTVVTAALGDRIPGTAALSEMLRRRRATAGPAEQTFATLVGLELRPRKMREAAVLWERLTDAVGIDARDGVWQHPDLLPSSNDLDEPAGFIDRIIGGDTSGLDIDSAIAEFQKEAESDKKDDDGPVDS, from the coding sequence ATGCCTGACCTGCCCTTCGGCTTCTCCGCGGGAGACGACCCCGACCGCGACAAGCCGAAAAAGGACCCGAACCCCGGCTCCGGCGACCCGTTCGGTTTCGCCGGCGGCGACTTCAACATGGCCGACCTCGGACAGATCTTCACCAAACTCGGCCAGATGTTCAGTGGCGCCGGCAACCCGATGGCCGGCGGCTCCGGACCGGTCAACTACGACGTGGCCCGCCAGTTGGCGTCGAGCTCGATCGGTTTCGTCGCGCCCATCCCGTCAGCCACCAGCACCGCCGTCGCCGACGCCGTGCACCTGGCCGACACCTGGCTCGACGGCGCGACCGCGCTGCCCGCCGGGGCAACCAAGGCTGTCGCCTGGACCCCCAACGACTGGGTCGACGGCACCCTGGACCGCTGGAAGCGGTTGTGCGACCCGATGGCCGAACAGATTTCGTCGGTGTGGGCGCAGTCGCTGCCCGAAGAAGCCAAGGCGATGGCCGGTCCGCTACTTGCGATGATGACCCAGATGGGCGGCATGGCCTTCGGCTCGCAACTCGGACAGGCACTGGGCAAGCTGTCCCGCGAGGTGCTGACGTCGACCGACATCGGTCTGCCGCTGGGCCCGACAGGCGTAGCTGCCCTGATGCCCGAAGCCATCGAAACGCTGTCCGAAGGCCTCGAGCAGCCGCGCAGCGAGATCCTGACGTTCCTGGCCGCCCGCGAGGCGGCCCACCACCGGTTGTTCAGCCACGTGCCGTGGCTCTCGAGCCAGCTGCTCAACGCCGTCGAGGCCTACGCCAAGGGCATGAAGATCGACATGAGTGGCCTCGAGGAGTTGGCGCAGGGCATCAATCCGGCCGCGCTGACCGACCCGGCCGCGATGGAACAGTTGCTGAGCCAGGGCATGTTCGAGCCGAAGGCCACCCCGGAGCAGACGGCCGCCCTCGAACGTCTGGAAACTCTGCTGGCCTTGATCGAGGGCTGGGTGCAGACCGTCGTCACCGCCGCGCTCGGTGACCGCATTCCGGGCACAGCCGCACTGTCGGAGATGCTGCGGCGCCGGCGGGCCACCGCCGGACCGGCCGAGCAGACCTTCGCGACGCTGGTCGGTCTGGAACTGCGGCCCCGCAAGATGCGCGAGGCCGCCGTGCTGTGGGAGCGGCTCACCGACGCCGTCGGCATCGACGCCCGCGACGGCGTCTGGCAGCACCCCGACCTGCTGCCCAGCTCGAACGACCTCGATGAACCGGCCGGATTCATCGACCGGATCATCGGCGGCGACACCAGCGGCCTGGACATCGATTCGGCGATCGCGGAATTCCAGAAGGAAGCCGAGTCCGACAAGAAGGACGACGACGGGCCTGTGGATAGCTGA
- a CDS encoding SLATT domain-containing protein: MTESMEPVITDLQTTYENLQYTHKVHEKEAEGKSSLSVTFKIANLIVIALTLASTIADLAIHDEDRWKFAAHVATMIVAFVAVIFAAILLTFEAEKDGEIHRSSAKAFVALRDEYSRLIADAKSGIDPLIVRSRRDRLDIRKDELYKSAPQTSDRAYKKATAELAR, encoded by the coding sequence GTGACGGAATCAATGGAACCGGTAATAACCGATCTGCAGACGACCTACGAAAATCTGCAGTACACCCACAAAGTTCACGAGAAAGAAGCTGAAGGGAAGTCCTCTTTATCAGTGACCTTTAAAATTGCAAATTTAATTGTTATCGCATTGACACTCGCTTCAACCATCGCGGACTTAGCGATTCATGACGAAGACAGATGGAAATTTGCTGCTCATGTCGCAACAATGATTGTTGCCTTTGTTGCGGTAATATTCGCAGCAATACTACTAACGTTCGAAGCGGAGAAGGACGGCGAAATTCATCGAAGTTCAGCGAAGGCATTCGTAGCGCTCCGTGATGAATACTCACGCTTGATCGCAGACGCCAAGAGTGGAATCGATCCGCTTATTGTAAGAAGTCGGAGGGACCGCCTTGATATACGTAAGGATGAGCTGTATAAAAGTGCGCCTCAAACGTCCGACCGTGCGTACAAAAAGGCGACCGCAGAATTAGCACGGTAA
- the tuf gene encoding elongation factor Tu, with protein sequence MSVPTSGAAVSRRKEVSSQKGKATVGGGSGKAKFERTKPHVNIGTIGHVDHGKTTLTAAITKVLHDKYPELNESRAFDQIDNAPEERQRGITINISHVEYQTEKRHYAHVDAPGHADYIKNMITGAAQMDGAILVVAATDGPMPQTREHVLLARQVGVPYILVALNKADMVDDEELLELVEMEVRELLAAQEFDEEAPVIKVSALKALEGDPQWVKSVEDLMDAVDESIPDPVRDTDKPFLMPVEDVFTITGRGTVVTGRVERGVINVNEEVEIVGIRPTTTKTTVTGVEMFRKLLDQGQAGDNVGLLVRGVKREDVERGQVVVKPGTTTPHTEFEGSVYILSKDEGGRHTPFFNNYRPQFYFRTTDVTGVVTLPEGTEMVMPGDNTDISVKLIQPVAMDEGLRFAIREGGRTVGAGRVTKIIK encoded by the coding sequence TTGTCAGTCCCCACCTCGGGAGCGGCTGTCTCTCGTCGTAAGGAAGTCTCCTCGCAGAAAGGCAAAGCCACTGTAGGCGGTGGATCTGGAAAGGCGAAGTTCGAGCGGACGAAGCCGCACGTCAACATCGGGACCATCGGTCACGTTGACCACGGCAAGACCACGCTGACTGCAGCAATCACCAAGGTTCTGCACGACAAGTACCCGGAGTTGAACGAATCGCGCGCATTCGACCAGATCGACAATGCACCCGAGGAGCGTCAGCGCGGTATCACCATCAACATCTCCCACGTGGAGTACCAGACCGAGAAGCGTCACTACGCGCACGTCGACGCCCCCGGTCACGCTGACTACATCAAGAACATGATCACCGGTGCCGCCCAGATGGACGGCGCGATCCTGGTGGTCGCCGCCACCGACGGTCCGATGCCGCAGACCCGTGAGCACGTGCTGCTGGCCCGCCAGGTCGGCGTCCCCTACATCCTGGTGGCGCTGAACAAGGCCGACATGGTCGACGACGAGGAGCTCCTCGAGCTCGTCGAGATGGAGGTCCGCGAACTGCTGGCCGCCCAGGAGTTCGACGAGGAAGCCCCGGTCATCAAGGTCTCCGCGCTCAAGGCCCTCGAGGGCGACCCGCAGTGGGTCAAGAGCGTCGAGGACCTGATGGACGCCGTCGACGAGTCGATCCCGGACCCGGTCCGCGACACCGACAAGCCGTTCCTGATGCCCGTCGAGGACGTCTTCACGATCACCGGCCGCGGCACCGTGGTCACCGGTCGTGTCGAGCGTGGCGTGATCAACGTGAACGAGGAAGTCGAGATCGTCGGCATCCGCCCCACCACCACCAAGACCACGGTCACCGGTGTGGAGATGTTCCGCAAGCTGCTCGACCAGGGCCAGGCCGGTGACAACGTCGGTCTGCTGGTTCGTGGTGTGAAGCGTGAGGACGTCGAGCGCGGCCAGGTCGTCGTGAAGCCCGGCACCACCACCCCGCACACCGAGTTCGAGGGCAGCGTCTACATCCTGTCCAAGGACGAGGGCGGCCGGCACACGCCGTTCTTCAACAACTACCGCCCGCAGTTCTACTTCCGTACCACGGACGTGACCGGCGTGGTGACCCTCCCCGAGGGCACCGAGATGGTGATGCCCGGTGACAACACCGACATCTCCGTCAAGCTGATCCAGCCCGTCGCCATGGACGAGGGCCTGCGGTTCGCGATCCGCGAAGGTGGCCGCACCGTCGGCGCCGGCCGGGTCACCAAGATCATCAAGTGA
- a CDS encoding TOMM precursor leader peptide-binding protein — protein sequence MPVLLRPDDAVQVGWDPRRAVLVRPPDGVTPTALASLLRGMQVPLGKAELQQLAVTHGMADTLDQLLEALESSGVVRGRSRQSAPRALSIRVHGTGPLSDLLVETLRCSGARIAHTSHTGASVSAATADMVVLTDYLVADPRLVRDLHSVGVPHLPVRVRDGAGLVGPLVIPGVTSCLACADLHRTDRDGAWPAVAAQLRDVIGSADRATVLATAAVALGQLQRIITAVRGQEAAGAPPATLNTTLQVDVSNNTITARRWSRHPRCEC from the coding sequence ATGCCGGTGCTGTTGCGACCCGACGACGCGGTGCAGGTCGGCTGGGATCCGCGCCGCGCGGTGCTGGTACGGCCGCCAGACGGCGTGACGCCCACGGCGTTGGCGTCGCTGCTGCGTGGCATGCAGGTCCCCCTCGGCAAGGCTGAGCTGCAGCAGCTGGCCGTCACCCACGGGATGGCCGACACCCTAGATCAGCTGCTGGAAGCGCTGGAGAGCAGCGGCGTGGTTCGCGGCCGCTCCCGCCAGAGCGCCCCGCGCGCGCTGTCGATCCGAGTGCACGGCACCGGCCCGCTCTCCGATCTGCTGGTCGAGACGCTGCGCTGTTCGGGGGCGCGGATCGCCCACACCAGCCATACCGGTGCATCGGTGTCCGCGGCCACCGCCGACATGGTCGTGCTGACCGATTATCTGGTGGCCGATCCTCGGCTGGTCCGGGACCTGCACAGCGTCGGCGTCCCGCACCTGCCGGTCCGCGTGCGGGACGGCGCCGGGCTGGTCGGCCCGCTGGTGATCCCCGGCGTCACGAGCTGCCTGGCATGCGCCGACCTCCACCGCACCGACCGCGACGGGGCCTGGCCGGCGGTGGCCGCTCAGCTACGGGACGTGATCGGCTCCGCCGACCGTGCGACCGTGCTGGCAACTGCCGCCGTAGCTCTCGGTCAGCTGCAGCGCATCATCACCGCGGTGCGCGGGCAGGAGGCCGCGGGCGCTCCCCCGGCGACGCTGAACACCACCCTGCAGGTCGATGTGAGTAACAACACGATCACGGCTCGCCGCTGGTCACGGCATCCACGCTGCGAATGCTGA
- a CDS encoding ribonuclease Z, whose protein sequence is MRELVVLGTASQVPTRYRNHNGYLLRWDDEGVLFDPGEGTQRQMMLAGVSVSAVNRLCLTHFHGDHCLGVPGVIQRASLDGVAHPLVAHFPASGQEYFDRLRHASVFYDRVDVREEPVTSPGTVAVGAFGVLEAAALEHSTDVFGYRLVEPDGRRFKPELLSRFGISGPSVSELDLAGSLRVGDRVVDVAEVSEPRRGQRFAFVMDTRLCDGVYALADSADMLVIEATFLTEDKDLAHRYGHLTARQAASVAADCGVGTLVLTHFSQRYPDASARYADEAAAVFSGDIVVAEDLMRVPVPARR, encoded by the coding sequence ATGCGTGAGTTGGTTGTGCTGGGCACCGCCAGTCAGGTGCCGACCCGCTACCGCAACCACAATGGCTACTTGCTGCGCTGGGACGACGAGGGTGTCCTCTTCGATCCCGGCGAGGGCACCCAGCGGCAGATGATGCTGGCCGGTGTGTCGGTCAGTGCGGTGAACCGGTTGTGCCTCACGCACTTTCACGGCGACCACTGTCTCGGCGTGCCTGGTGTCATCCAGCGGGCGTCGCTGGACGGCGTGGCGCATCCGCTCGTTGCACATTTTCCGGCGTCGGGGCAGGAGTATTTCGATCGGCTGCGGCATGCCTCGGTGTTCTATGACCGCGTCGATGTGCGGGAAGAACCGGTGACGTCTCCCGGGACCGTTGCGGTGGGGGCGTTCGGGGTGTTGGAAGCTGCGGCTTTGGAGCATTCGACGGACGTGTTCGGCTACCGGCTGGTGGAACCGGACGGCCGGCGATTCAAGCCGGAGTTGTTGTCCCGCTTCGGGATCAGCGGACCGTCGGTCAGTGAGCTCGACCTCGCCGGGTCGTTGCGGGTGGGGGACCGGGTGGTCGACGTGGCGGAGGTCAGTGAGCCGCGGCGGGGGCAGCGGTTCGCGTTCGTCATGGACACCCGACTCTGCGATGGGGTGTACGCACTGGCCGATAGCGCCGACATGTTGGTGATCGAGGCGACGTTCCTGACCGAGGACAAGGATTTGGCGCATCGGTACGGGCACCTGACGGCTCGGCAGGCGGCATCGGTGGCCGCCGACTGCGGAGTAGGCACGCTGGTGCTGACGCACTTCTCACAGCGCTATCCCGACGCTTCTGCGCGGTATGCAGATGAGGCGGCCGCGGTGTTCTCCGGCGACATCGTGGTGGCCGAGGATCTGATGCGGGTTCCGGTGCCTGCGCGTCGTTAG